From Camelus dromedarius isolate mCamDro1 chromosome 2, mCamDro1.pat, whole genome shotgun sequence, one genomic window encodes:
- the GPR171 gene encoding G-protein coupled receptor 171 → MTNSSTFCPVYTDLEPFTYFFYLVFLVGIIGSCFATWAFIQNNTNHRCVSIYLLNLLTADFLLTLALPVKIAVDLGVAPWKLRIFHCQVTACLIYINMYLSIIFLAFVSIDRCLQLTHSFKIYRIQEPGFAKMISTVVWLMVLLIMVPNMVIPIKDIKEKPNVGCMEFKKEFGRNWHLLTNFICIAIFLNFSAIILISNCLVIRQLCRNKDNENYPNVKRALISILLVTAGYIVCFVPYHIVRIPYTLSQTTEVISDCPTRISLFKAKEATLLLAVSNLCFDPILYYHLSKAFRLKVTETFASSKETKAQKEKSSCESNA, encoded by the coding sequence ATGACAAACAGTTCTACCTTCTGTCCAGTTTACACAGACCTGGAGCCATTCAcgtattttttttatttagttttccttGTTGGAATTATTGGAAGCTGTTTCGCAACCTGGGCTTTCATACAGAACAACACAAACCACAGGTGTGTAAGCATATACTTACTTAATTTGCTCACAGCTGACTTCCTGCTGACTCTGGCGTTACCAGTGAAAATAGCTGTCGACTTGGGTGTGGCACCCTGGAAGCTAAGAATATTCCACTGCCAAGTAACAGCCTGCCTTATCTACATTAATATGTACTTATCAATTATATTCCTGGCATTTGTTAGCATTGATCGCTGTCTTCAGTTGACACACAGCTTCAAGATTTATCGAATACAAGAACCTGGATTTGCCAAAATGATATCGACCGTTGTGTGGCTCATGGTCCTCCTTATCATGGTGCCAAATATGGTAATTCCTATCAAAGACATCAAGGAAAAGCCCAACGTGGGTTGCATGGAATTCAAAAAAGAGTTTGGAAGAAACTGGCATCTGCTGACAAATTTCATATgcatagcaatatttttaaacttctcagCCATCATCTTAATATCTAACTGCCTTGTAATTCGACAACTCTGCAGAAACAAAGACAATGAAAATTATCCAAACGTGAAAAGAGCTCTCATCAGTATACTTTTAGTGACCGCAGGCTACATCGTATGTTTTGTTCCTTATCACATTGTCCGAATCCCATACACCCTCAGCCAGACAACAGAGGTCATATCTGACTGCCCTACCAGGATTTCACTCTTCAAAGCCAAAGAGGCCACACTGCTCCTGGCCGTGTCCAACCTGTGCTTCGATCCGATCCTGTACTATCATCTCTCAAAAGCTTTCCGCTTAAAGGTCACTGAGACTTTTGCTTCAAGTAAGGAGACCAAagctcagaaagaaaaatcaagctGTGAAAGCAATGCATAA